The following proteins are encoded in a genomic region of Hydra vulgaris chromosome 05, alternate assembly HydraT2T_AEP:
- the LOC136080877 gene encoding uncharacterized protein LOC136080877, which yields MPKSANQCCSASHVTFYFDIFKMSSSKFIGLVTKETVDFELLNTDSVDSSFHNKLLHTDLEIVVPIEQLSTKKKVGRKRTRNPDSWKCNVNKKRRQAGQEYKSRNKVIRRKREINNEKDCTNCKFKCHIYFPQEQPELLFNKFWGLNDDLKAHFYSENTTRIVKKTKRTLAISSRRQYSFAYFFHLAGIPIRVCKPFFLNTLDISQQRISYFYKHFQTDTNTPTPRKQGKHTKKKIPDAVRDGVRKHIYSIPVIDSHYCRANTNRKYFESELSISRLYELYQDFCQQKRFQPAKKHLYSEIFLTEFNISFQQRKKDRCDKCEIFKIKSAEGILSDCERAQHLSHIEQKEDAREERKKDRQSGCFDSQSVKMF from the exons ATGCCCAAATCTGCAAATCAATGTTGTAGCGCAAGTCACgtgactttttattttgatattttcaaaatgtcGTCAAGTAAGTTTATTGGTTTAGTTACAAAAGAAACAGTTGACTTTGAATTACTTAATACCGACTC TGTCGATTCAAGTTTCCACAATAAGCTACTACATACGGATTTAGAAATAGTTGTGCCAATAGAGCAACTctcgacaaaaaaaaaagttggacgTAAAAGAACCAGAAATCCAGATAGCTGGAAATgcaatgtcaataaaaaaaggcGTCAAGCTGGCCAGGAGTATAAAAGCAGGAATAAAGTGATAAGAAGAAAGAGAGAGATCAATAATGAGAAGGACTGTACTAACTGTAAATTTAAATGCCACATTTATTTTCCGCAAGAGCAACCGGAGTtactatttaacaaattttgggGACTCAATGATGACCTCAAAGCACACTTTTATAGTGAAAATACAACACGTATTGtgaaaaaaactaaacgaaCACTTGCAATTTCATCGAGGCGGCAATACTCATTTGCCTACTTTTTTCACCTGGCAGGGATTCCCATCAGAGTTTGCAaacctttctttttaaacacTCTTGACATAAGCCAACAaagaatttcatatttttataaacatttccAAACAGATACAAACACGCCTACCCCAAGAAAACAAGGTAAacatacaaaaaagaaaattcctGACGCGGTCAGAGATGGCGTTAGGAAACACATATATAGTATTCCGGTTATAGACTCGCACTATTGCCGTGCTAATACAAATAGAAAATACTTTGAGTCTGAATTGTCTATTAGTCGACTGTATGAGCTTTACCAAGACTTTTGTCAGCAAAAACGATTTCAACCGGCTAAAAAGCACTTATactctgaaatttttttaactgagttcAATATTTCTTTCcagcaaagaaaaaaagataggTGTGATAAgtgtgaaatttttaaaatcaaaagtgcTGAAGGTATTTTAAGTGATTGTGAACGGGCTCAGCATCTAAGTCATATTGAACAAAAAGAAGATGCACGCGAAGAGCGCAAAAAAGACAGACAGTCAGGATGTTTTGACAGTCAGTCagtcaaaatgttttaa